From the Oncorhynchus kisutch isolate 150728-3 linkage group LG27, Okis_V2, whole genome shotgun sequence genome, the window AAATGGCAGAGGTTTCAGGGCACACCTTTTCTACAGGATGGATATGGTTTAAAGACGGTGGGGCTTGGAGGTTGGTTTGGGATCGGGTGTAGTCATGTTCTTCAGAGATAGTGACTTCCTAACTGATGGTCCTTGTCTCTCTCCGTAGGGGTGGGGGTCTGGGCCTGGTGCTCGCCAGCGCTGGCTTCGGCATGCTGACCGCCCCCATCATGGAACTCCACAACCAGAAGGGCTACTTCCTTCACCACATCATCTTCGCCTGTTGCACCCTCATCTGCATCATCTGCATTCTCCTCCTCCCCGAGACGCGCTACCAGCCCTTGCCCGAGACCCTGGCCGACGGGGAGTGTTACACCCGCCAGCCCCTGCTGCCCCCCAGGAGGCCTGGCGAACAGCGCCTCCTCCTGGCCCAGGTGGAGAGCAACAGGGACTACACCCGGGTCCATGACACGCCGCTGCACGAGGCGGCCGCCACCGCCGTCTCCACAATGGAGTTCACGGCGTCCTCCGCTGTTGACCGCGCAGCACCATCGGTTATTGATATTTCGGCGCCCTCCGCTAGGACGTTAATGTCACACCAGCATGAGTCTGATGGCAAATCCACTGAAGACTCCACTGATATACCCCTCATTAATTCTGTTGCCCCTTCATCCACTTTCAATGTTGGTGATGAGACAGCTCCCTCCCCTACTAAAGAAATTACCACTGACCCCCTCACAGAAGATACCCATACATCCATCTTGGTCAACACCATTTCCCCTGTCACTGAAACTCTTCCCATCTCTTTATTGGAATCAACCATTCCGCCAGTACTTGATTCAACCCCTACCTCCGCATTGTACCCTTCCACTCCTAGTTCCGTAGTGGATCCTTCCACTCCACCTGTTATAGAATCCACCCACACTTCATTGGATGCTCCAGAATTAATTGAAACTCCACCtacctccacattggactctccCCCTGTCATAGAAACCACCTCCACATGGGACTCTCCCCCTGTCATAGAAACCACCCCTACATTGGACTCTACCACTCCCCCTGTCATAGAAACCACCCCTACATTGGACTCTACCACTCCCCCTGTCATAGAAACCACCACTACATTGGACTCTGCCACTCCCCCTGTACTTGACCTTTTACCCCCCTCTCCAACACCCTCCCCTGGTCCTGTCATCAGTGACATTTTTCTCCCTCCCCCCATGGCGGACTGTACGACTCCTATTGATTCTGCTGACCACATAACCACAGACCCGCTCATATACTCTCTAGATGACAAACTCCCCGCTCCTCCTCCCCCTACATCAGACTGTACCATTCCCCTTCTCATAGACTCTGTCCATACTCCAGAGTTGGACTCTTCATCCCCATGTGTTAATAATGTTATTGTTTCTCCCACTTACCCTGTCGTAGCTCATTCCCCTGTTCATCCCCCCATCtgcccactaccaccaccacccaatGACTCAGGTCATATCCCCACAACAGTGGActcttccattccccctgtcatgGACACTGTTCACAGCCCCACTGTGGACTCTACCACTCACCCCATCACAGACATTGTTCAACCCCTTTCATTGGACTCTACCATTCCGCTTGTCATAGACTCTCAGCACCCCAACGTAACAGACTCTGAGACCACAGAGGCGGCCACCGCTTCCACAATAATGGACTGTACCATCTCCTCCCCCATAGACTCGGGAATCCTCCCTATTATGGACTGTACTATCTCAGAAAACCGGGTCATCAACGGGGTGGCGTCGTCATGATCCAAGGCTCTACCTCTGGAACAAGGAGGTGTGCCACTCCCTCGTGGAGGAAGAAGTCCTGGACATCCAGGTCACATGTATGGAGTCACTAACTGGCTGATCAGGCCTCAGACATTTTGGCTGCTCTGTAGGGAGAATACCAGTGACCGACAGGAGAGGGAACAGCTTGATATGGGGACGAGTGTATCTCTGACACCTTTTACTGGGAACAGCCAGAAAACAGGACAGGGGGACCGTGCTGCGGTGACAGTAATGAGTGGTTACTCTGCCACAGTGCGGAACTGTAAATAACTGACATCATCAGCGTTTTACATAGTTGTTGTTGGAGGAATCTGTATGTGTCATTTTAGACTGAGATACTTCCTGCCAAAACTCCCTTTGACTTCCTCTGACACATTATCCCAATGCTTAGTTGGAGATGCTATACATACCACTAAAAACCATTTGACTGTACATTTGCCTCAATTGCAGACTTAGATGTACGCCCAATGTGTTTGATGTACATTTGCCTTATGTagaaaaaaaaatactttaagAATACAATGCAGAATTTTGAATGTCAACAGTGCCAGATATCTAAACCGAGTTTAGAGTCACCCAATTGTTTTTGTTGTCAGAAACTGAATGGAATCTGTGTAGGGAAAAGAGCAATTTGCCAAATATGAAAAAACCAAAAAAAGGGCAATAAGTTTTGCCCCAAGTATTGGAGGTGTTTTAATGTATGAGGCAATGAGTTAAAAATGACAAGCGAAACATCTGAAGACTTCAGTCCTTAGTGTTATACAAGCATGGGTGTATGAAAAGGTACTAGAGAAAGAGAATGTCGCGAACTGAGGAGACATGTTCATACATTTATTAGGACTATGGACTGTTTATGTCGAGCGAAGGAGAGCTGTACCGGTGACGTGGTAGAAGTGAGAGTTCTGTTGGTCCTTTAGGACTATGTTTTGCTTGTTGACGTTGCGTTCCTGTAAGTGAAACATTTGAGAATTTACAGACTATATCAAATGTTTCATGGGACATTTGTTTCCACTCTTAAAAAAACATTAATGAATTGCACTGTAGGCAATTGGATCTTGTAAATGTGATACTCTAGGTCAAATTGCGTAGTTTGTTGTTGTGCTACTGATGTTGCGCTTGATCACAAAAACAAATATTGCCATTAtttcacggggggggggggtgtccttAGTGTATAAAGATAGGCGGCACTGTtaacattatttgtttgaatgtAAGTGGCACTTTAATCTTCGCTACGGGGACTGAGCATGTAAACAAAAATGTGAACTTTTCCATGAAACATAGAGGTGATGTTCAAATGTTACCTAAAATATCACAAGAGCTATCTCTGAAATGGACACATGAATGACAAAAGGATTTTGTCTTCATTACAAATACATCTGTCATTGCCACCAtcttgtgtgtgttttctacATGTAATTAGCATATTTGGTGACGTAAAAATATTTGAAGTATATTTCCCAAATAATATACCAGAAATATTTCAACTTCACCAAAGTATGCAACATTTATATTTGTGATATTGACTCAAATTCTGTTGCGTTTTGAAATGGAGGCTTAtccctcttttttttctcttttcatTTTACTTCAAAACTTTACCATTTACTTGAATTACTTTCATTGTAATCAATACAGACATGATAGCGAAATGTCGTCATTATTGGAAAAGCTACAACATGTCTCTGATTATTTtaattaaaacaaaaatatatgaaGAGCTTTCTTTTTCTTTGAAAAACTCAAATGTCTAGTGTCAACGTCATGTTTTACCAACGTCTGTGAATGACTGACTATTGACAATAGTACATACCGGGCAAACAAAATGGTGGCTGTCAGTTCACTGGTTAGGCAATTGCATCAGATTGTGTTAGGCCACTGTTTTACAAATACAACATCACTTGTTGTGATGTAGAGCTTCTTTCTTTTCAAAAATCTTTGACATATTGTCCTTTTCAAATGCCATGGAGTCCTGTCTTTTACAGTGTGTTTAATATCTATTTAAAATGGAAAATACAATGGCTTTGGAGGTGACCAAAATATCATGCAATAGCAGCCACTGATCACTCAACTGTACACTAATCATAAAGTGGTCATCACAACACACACTGTCATGTAGTTCTGTGGATATAAAAATGACTATGTAAATACTAAAAGTGTAACGACCTACTTTCCGCATATTCTCTGGTTATTTCCTGGTAAATAAGCACACTGTTAAAGAAGATATACTTGTTGCTGTGGTCTTCATTCCTAATACTACATACACCTTGTTTGGAAAATTCAAGCACGGTAGAGAAAGGATATGTGAATCAAGTAAAACTTCATTACACCCCTGTATGAGCCTCTTAGCTTCTTTTAACATCTAATAGACTTCACGGCTCAAACCATAATGTCTCCAGTACTCCCGTCGAGTCAGATTAGTACATTGGGTTAGCTGTGATGTGAGGATGGTGTTACTAACGCACGAAAGTCTTGACACTGGAACAACAGAGGTCAATCATACAAATGTTAAGAGTATATTGTCTGCAGCTGTAGCAATACTTCTCACCCCACATTTATTGAACTGCAACCGCTCTCGTCTTAAAATgtcacaatacaacacattacaaccttACATTACAGTCTCCGATTTCATATGTGACAGCATCGTCCGCACCAGCGATGGTGTATGCTTGGTCAGAAGTATAATGacacattctatttctatgggtaGAGTGGGATGATGGCTTGGAAAGTGGCTACACTAAAACGGTACAAGTAGATGGACAATATAATACATTGAGTATACAGTGGTAAAGAAAATGCAGACTGATATGTAAACTAACTTTGATTTGCTGTGCATTGATAGGTTGTGCTGTGATACAGTGGTCTGGAAATGGTTCTCAACTGATCAAATGGCTCCCCTCATCCTAAATTGTCCCCACTGCAGCCAAAAAATGTTGCGGAAATGAGAAATAATCCTGATATAACAGTTTCTGTTTTTACACGATTTTAATTAATGAATGAATGTAAAAACATGGATTTTACCAGTTTAATTTTCCCTTTTTTGTTTTAACTTGAATAATGCATTTGTATATAAGCCATACGTGTCGTAATAAACTTCACTATTTATTGATCAATGATGCATTCTGGGTCTTGGTTGGGTTAATTGGTCTGCAGACAATTTTCAAGCCACCTCTTGAATCTTGAGGTGTTTTTGTGCAAGGTtcttgttttatgttttttttttcacttgATGATGTCCTCTCTAACCCAAGATAATGACAAGGGCATAAAGGGTGTCAATTCTGTATGTAATGGATCAGTTGTCAATATTCACATTCTTAATAATGAATTGTGGATTCATGTTGGTGTACTGCTGTGATGGAAAGTCATCCCCTAAATATGATTCAGTAATTTAGTTATATTGATTAGCACTTCACTACATCTGatacacattttttttatgtcagcaataaaatttgatttaatctTTATATTTTAAGGCCATATACTAGCTAACCAAAATaactcactcatgctgccaataGATTTTTCAGCTTGGAATACtctgattttaaccacttcctgtTGTATAATGTCATACAATAAAGCAATACATGGCGAACGTTCTCCCAGGTGAAGGCTTTTCCTGTCTCTGATAAACAAGTGATTAATAAGAACAAATAAGGAACCTGTCTTTGATGGGAACATTGTGGACGGTATAGTTGCAAAGCTCCAAACTGACCTCTATTGGACAAAATATAGGCTACACCTGAAGCAGATTCAGGACTGCAAGGTACATGGACAATGCCTTGGTTATATTGAAAGGGGGCGTATTTATCGACAATTGGGCTGTATTTCCTTAACTTGTAAACTAACAGCTAGGCCTATGCGCCACGTATTAGATTAAAAGTGCTTGGCAACAACCCGCATTTTGGCCCGGGACAGGGTGATGTCATGGAGAGTGATGCAGCAGGATCCTCATCCCGTCCACTGCATCAAACCGGTGCCCGCTGATAGGCTGGTGCACACATTTGGGATGCAGCACAGGTGTGACGTCACCCAATCAGCATCAACATGATGAGTCTCCCTTGGTTTACCGATCGCCATAAGAATGTAACAACTGCTGAGAGGCGAGAAACACAGTGGTCGCAACCAGGTTGAGGGCACTGTTGTTAGTTGAGACAAAAGGCTGCTATCTGCGTGCACCCAAAAGGCATCATCATGAGGGAGATTGTTCATATCCAGGCCGGGCAATGTGGAAACCAGATTGGTGCGAAGGTAGGTGTTATGTGTATATTTGTCTAGACGCAGACGTTATTATAGAGCAATCCTTTTTTTTGTTAGATGTTTACAATTTTGTCCCAGCATGAATCGCACTACATTTTCCAAGAGAACAAAATCAGCCATGCAGTATTTTGGGGTCATGTTTTTGGACGAATGTCTCGTGGAAATTAGTGTTTCATTTATTGACACCTATAAGATGCCATTAGGTTGATTATGGGGGTGTTGCTTTTGGACTTGGGCTAGGAGCCAAAGGGTCTGCAGTGGTGTCGCGCACCTGCGGGGCTGGCGCGTCATGCTGTCGCCAAAAGGAGCTGCGCCATAGCGATAGACTACGCACAACGGTCGTCCAGTACTTTTCCATGTCTTGATCAGGTTATAGCCAGATCTCTTAGGTCAAACTATGAATCATCACGTTTGCATGACCTATTCTCTGTCCCATTTTTAGTTCTGGGAGGTGATAAGTGACGAACATGGCATCGACCCCACCGGCAGTTACCAAGGTGACAGTGACCTGCAGCTGGAGAGGATTAACGTGTACTACAATGAAGCATCAGGTAAATACATCTCAATTTACTATCTAGATTGGTCTTTAAGTAATCTCTGCATGCATCTAAACAACAGGTCTAAGAAAATAATCAACcataaactgagtgtacaaaacattacaagcaccagctctttccatgactgacaaggtgaaagctgtgatcccttatttaagtcacttgttaaatccacatcaatcggtgtagatgaacaggaggagacaggtttaaagaaggatgtttaagtcttgagacattgattttgtgtgtgtgtgtgtgtgtgtgtgtgtgtgtgtgtgtgtgtgtgtgtgtgtgtgtgtgtgtgtgtgtgtgtgtgtgtgcctttcaaagggtgaatgagcaagacaacatatttaagtgcctttgaatatttaagtgctttttggtagtaggtgccaggcgcactgatttgagtgtgtcaaaaacggcagcgctgctgggttttcacgGTCAACATTTTCCtatgtgtgtatcaagaatggtccaccacccaaaggacatccagccaacttcacacaactatgggaagcattagtgtcaacatgggccagcaatccctgtggaacgtttttgacaccttgtaaagtccatggcCTAACAAATTGTGTCCGTTCTTAAGGCAAAGGGGGTGcacctcaatattaggaaa encodes:
- the LOC109871618 gene encoding solute carrier family 22 member 23-like, with the translated sequence MSETAMAVVQLDTEDHQSENGFVSPETESPGLLTRIDSCVLPFLGGFGKYQRQLIVLTWIPALFIGFSQYSDEFLLAQPNNTCVPPMANTSNLTRSPLFHGANNSFPRTAAYVYTNGTHNDTARHLQHCMCKEWTFELHTGLIQNVVTKWSLVCDSAWKVHIAKFSLLVGSIFGYLVFGVLADWFGRHPVLIISVLFMLVFGLTVAFSINVPMFSTLRFFEGFCLAGIILSLYILRIELCLPAWRFSMTMVASFVVLGGQLLMPGMAYLCRDWQVLQAVIICPLILMVSYIWIFPESLRWLLATQQYGRSKWIMGHIAKKNQVNTELDTDHILTELQKALQKKPKKTCIVKMVGTRNLWKNIVVLCVNSLTGYGIHHCFARSMMDHHETHESTMFHNFYADYYTMAGIAVASCIALCPAVSLMGRRGGLLMFMIITALASLLQLGLLNLLGKYSVHLNIERSDTLNKNFSIAFSIIGMFSSHAVSNLSIFFCAEITPTVIRGGGLGLVLASAGFGMLTAPIMELHNQKGYFLHHIIFACCTLICIICILLLPETRYQPLPETLADGECYTRQPLLPPRRPGEQRLLLAQVESNRDYTRVHDTPLHEAAATAVSTMEFTASSAVDRAAPSVIDISAPSARTLMSHQHESDGKSTEDSTDIPLINSVAPSSTFNVGDETAPSPTKEITTDPLTEDTHTSILVNTISPVTETLPISLLESTIPPVLDSTPTSALYPSTPSSVVDPSTPPVIESTHTSLDAPELIETPPTSTLDSPPVIETTSTWDSPPVIETTPTLDSTTPPVIETTPTLDSTTPPVIETTTTLDSATPPVLDLLPPSPTPSPGPVISDIFLPPPMADCTTPIDSADHITTDPLIYSLDDKLPAPPPPTSDCTIPLLIDSVHTPELDSSSPCVNNVIVSPTYPVVAHSPVHPPICPLPPPPNDSGHIPTTVDSSIPPVMDTVHSPTVDSTTHPITDIVQPLSLDSTIPLVIDSQHPNVTDSETTEAATASTIMDCTISSPIDSGILPIMDCTISENRVINGVASS